A genomic segment from Streptomyces sp. NBC_00459 encodes:
- a CDS encoding acyclic terpene utilization AtuA family protein, translated as MTAPRSHRPPLRIGNASGFYGDRFDAMREMLTGGRLDVLTGDYLAELTMLILGRDRIKNPSDPSAGYARTFLRQLEECLGLAHERGVRIVANAGGLNPAGLAENVRKLADRLGIPARVAHVEGDDLTAMHPNSLAAHAYLGAFGIAACLREGADVVVTGRVTDAALVAGPAAAHFGWGPADHDRLAGAVVAGHVLECGTQATGGNYAFFAEHMGQDRGILRHPGFPLAEIHSDGTSVITKHPDTGGVVDIGTVTAQLLYETQGARYAGPDVTARLDTVRLTQDGPDRVRIHGVRGEAPPPTLKLGLNRLGGFRNEVTFVLTGLDIEHKAALVRDQLESVICAAKSRPAEVTWTLARTDHPDAPTEETASALLRLVVRDPDQNTVGRTLSGAAVELALASYPGFHVLAPPGKGAPYGIFEAEYVPQDAVDHVAVLDDGRRIPVPPPHDTLVLDEQPKPPLPDPLRPGPARRAPLGLLAGARSGDKGGNANVGVWVRTDEAWRWLAHTLTVARFRELLPETADLTVVRHVLPHLRALNFTVEGILGEGVAAQHRFDPQAKALGEWLRSRHLDIPEALL; from the coding sequence ATGACGGCTCCCCGGAGTCACCGGCCGCCCCTCCGCATAGGCAACGCCTCCGGCTTCTACGGCGACCGTTTCGACGCCATGCGCGAGATGCTCACCGGTGGTCGACTCGACGTCCTCACCGGCGACTACCTCGCCGAACTGACCATGCTCATCCTGGGCCGCGACCGCATCAAGAACCCGTCGGACCCCTCGGCCGGGTACGCCCGCACCTTTCTGCGCCAGCTGGAGGAGTGCCTCGGGCTCGCCCATGAGCGCGGGGTACGGATCGTCGCCAACGCCGGTGGCCTCAACCCGGCGGGCCTCGCGGAGAACGTCAGGAAACTCGCCGACCGACTCGGGATCCCCGCCCGCGTGGCTCACGTCGAGGGCGACGACCTCACCGCCATGCACCCCAACAGCCTTGCCGCACACGCCTACCTGGGCGCCTTCGGCATAGCCGCCTGTCTGCGCGAGGGCGCGGACGTCGTCGTCACCGGCCGGGTCACCGACGCGGCCCTCGTCGCCGGGCCGGCCGCCGCCCACTTCGGCTGGGGACCGGCGGACCACGACCGGCTCGCGGGCGCGGTGGTCGCCGGGCATGTGCTGGAGTGCGGTACGCAGGCCACCGGCGGCAACTACGCCTTCTTCGCCGAGCACATGGGCCAGGACCGCGGCATCCTGCGCCACCCCGGCTTCCCCCTCGCCGAGATCCACTCCGACGGCACGAGCGTCATCACCAAGCACCCCGACACCGGCGGCGTCGTCGACATCGGCACGGTCACCGCCCAACTCCTGTACGAGACACAGGGCGCCCGGTACGCCGGCCCCGACGTCACCGCCCGCCTCGACACCGTCCGCCTCACCCAGGACGGCCCCGACCGGGTACGTATCCACGGCGTACGAGGTGAAGCGCCCCCGCCCACCCTCAAGTTGGGCCTCAACCGGCTCGGCGGATTCCGCAACGAGGTCACGTTCGTCCTCACCGGGCTCGACATCGAGCACAAGGCCGCGCTCGTCCGGGACCAGTTGGAAAGCGTGATCTGCGCGGCCAAGTCCCGCCCAGCCGAGGTGACTTGGACCCTCGCCCGCACCGACCACCCCGACGCGCCCACCGAGGAGACCGCCAGCGCCCTGCTCCGGCTCGTCGTCCGCGACCCGGACCAGAACACCGTGGGCCGCACCCTCAGCGGCGCCGCCGTCGAACTCGCCCTCGCCAGCTACCCCGGGTTCCATGTCCTGGCGCCTCCGGGAAAGGGTGCCCCCTACGGGATCTTCGAGGCGGAGTACGTCCCGCAGGACGCCGTGGACCACGTGGCCGTCCTGGACGACGGACGCCGGATCCCCGTACCGCCGCCGCACGACACCCTCGTACTCGACGAGCAGCCGAAACCGCCCCTGCCCGACCCCCTGCGACCCGGCCCGGCCCGACGAGCCCCCCTCGGCCTGCTGGCCGGTGCCCGCAGTGGCGACAAGGGCGGCAACGCCAACGTCGGTGTCTGGGTGCGCACGGACGAGGCCTGGCGCTGGCTCGCGCACACCCTCACCGTCGCCCGATTCCGCGAACTGCTCCCGGAGACCGCCGACTTGACCGTCGTACGACACGTCCTCCCGCACCTCCGCGCCCTCAACTTCACCGTCGAGGGCATCCTCGGCGAGGGCGTCGCCGCGCAGCACCGCTTCGATCCGCAGGCCAAGGCGCTCGGCGAATGGCTGCGCTCCCGGCACCTCGACATACCGGAGGCCCTCCTTTGA
- a CDS encoding acyl-CoA carboxylase subunit beta: MTVLISNLDSAAPDHTAHRESMLGRLAALDAEHAKALAGGGEKYTARHRARAKLLARERIELLLDPDTPFLELSPLAAWGSEYAVGASLVTGIGVVEGVECLITANDPTVRGGASNPWSLKKALRANDIALANRLPFISLVESGGADLPSQKEIFIPGGAVFRDLTRLSAAGIPTVAVVFGNSTAGGAYIPGMSDHVIMVKERAKVFLGGPPLVKMATGEESDDESLGGAEMHARVSGLADHFALDEHDALRQARRVVARLNHRKAYADPSPADVQPPKYDAEELLGIVPGDLKVPFDPREVVARIVDASDFDEFKPLYGTSLVTGWATLHGYPVGILANAQGVLFSAESQKAAQFIQLANQRDIPLLFLHNTTGYMVGREYEQGGIIKHGAMMINAVSNSRVPHLSVLMGASYGAGHYGMCGRAYDPRFLFAWPSAKSAVMGPQQLAGVLSIVARQSAAARGLPYDEEGDAALRAMVEQQIEAESLPMFLSGRLYDDGVIDPRDTRTVLGLCLSAIHTAPYEGARGGFGVFRM, from the coding sequence GTGACTGTCCTGATCTCTAACCTCGACAGCGCAGCCCCTGACCACACCGCCCACCGCGAGTCCATGCTCGGCAGACTCGCCGCCCTCGACGCCGAACACGCCAAGGCGCTCGCGGGCGGCGGCGAGAAGTACACCGCCCGGCACCGCGCCCGCGCCAAACTCCTCGCCCGTGAGCGCATCGAGCTGCTCCTCGACCCCGACACGCCCTTCCTGGAGCTGTCGCCGCTCGCGGCCTGGGGGAGCGAGTACGCGGTCGGGGCCTCCCTCGTCACCGGGATCGGCGTCGTCGAGGGTGTGGAATGCCTGATCACGGCCAACGATCCGACCGTGCGCGGCGGTGCCAGCAACCCCTGGAGCCTGAAGAAGGCCCTGCGCGCCAACGACATCGCGCTCGCCAACCGGCTGCCCTTCATCAGCCTCGTCGAGTCCGGCGGCGCGGATCTCCCGTCCCAGAAGGAGATCTTCATCCCCGGGGGAGCCGTCTTCCGCGACCTCACCCGCCTGTCCGCCGCCGGGATTCCCACGGTGGCGGTGGTGTTCGGGAACTCGACGGCCGGTGGGGCGTACATCCCCGGCATGTCCGATCACGTGATCATGGTCAAGGAACGCGCCAAGGTGTTCCTCGGCGGGCCGCCCCTCGTGAAGATGGCCACCGGGGAGGAGAGCGACGACGAGTCGCTGGGCGGCGCCGAGATGCACGCGCGCGTGTCGGGCCTCGCCGACCACTTCGCCCTCGACGAGCACGACGCCCTCCGTCAGGCCCGCCGGGTCGTGGCCAGGCTCAACCACCGCAAGGCGTACGCCGATCCGAGCCCGGCCGACGTCCAGCCGCCCAAGTACGACGCGGAGGAGCTGCTGGGGATCGTCCCGGGCGATCTGAAGGTGCCCTTCGACCCCCGCGAGGTCGTCGCCCGTATCGTCGACGCCTCCGACTTCGACGAGTTCAAGCCCCTCTACGGGACCAGCCTCGTGACCGGCTGGGCCACGCTGCACGGCTATCCGGTCGGCATCCTCGCCAACGCGCAGGGGGTTCTCTTCAGCGCCGAGTCACAGAAGGCCGCCCAGTTCATCCAGCTCGCCAACCAGCGCGACATCCCGCTCCTCTTCCTCCACAACACCACCGGCTACATGGTCGGCAGGGAGTACGAGCAGGGCGGCATCATCAAGCACGGCGCGATGATGATCAACGCGGTCTCCAACTCCCGCGTCCCCCACCTCTCCGTCCTCATGGGGGCCTCCTACGGCGCCGGGCACTACGGCATGTGCGGGCGCGCCTACGACCCCCGTTTCCTCTTCGCCTGGCCCAGCGCCAAGTCGGCCGTCATGGGCCCGCAGCAGCTCGCCGGCGTGCTGTCGATCGTCGCCCGCCAGTCGGCCGCCGCCAGGGGACTGCCGTACGACGAGGAGGGCGACGCCGCGCTACGGGCCATGGTGGAGCAGCAGATCGAGGCCGAGTCCCTGCCCATGTTCCTCTCCGGGCGGCTGTACGACGACGGCGTCATCGACCCGCGCGACACCCGCACCGTCCTCGGCCTGTGCCTCTCCGCGATCCACACCGCCCCCTACGAGGGCGCCCGCGGCGGCTTCGGCGTCTTCCGGATGTAA
- a CDS encoding inositol monophosphatase family protein, whose product MSTAMPFDAGTTLISEVTAAVKNAGVTLRDRHTPYARGVSLNEVVAEIHANDDAVLDALREPLLRARPGSQWAEDELAGGALPAGEWWVVDPAEGNINHVHGMEDWAVTATLVRDNLPVLTVVHLPLTGDTYTAVAGGGARLNDRPLKVSAKTDLGAALVGTGQARPGEDKHTFRRIGESVTTMLTDALVVRVSVPATMQLIHVAAGRMDAFWQFSDVRSGLVAGALLVSEAGGTVTDLAGKPWSTAARDFLAAAPGVHGAALDSLSPIV is encoded by the coding sequence ATGAGCACAGCCATGCCTTTCGACGCCGGTACGACGCTCATCTCCGAGGTGACAGCCGCCGTGAAGAACGCCGGCGTCACGCTGCGCGACCGCCACACCCCGTACGCCCGAGGGGTGAGCCTGAACGAGGTCGTCGCGGAGATCCACGCCAACGACGACGCGGTGCTGGACGCGCTGCGGGAACCGCTGCTGCGGGCCCGGCCCGGATCGCAGTGGGCCGAGGACGAGCTGGCCGGCGGCGCGCTCCCGGCCGGGGAGTGGTGGGTCGTCGACCCTGCCGAGGGCAACATCAACCACGTCCACGGCATGGAGGACTGGGCCGTCACCGCCACGCTGGTCCGCGACAACCTGCCGGTACTCACCGTCGTCCATCTGCCGCTGACCGGCGACACGTACACGGCTGTCGCCGGCGGCGGTGCCCGCCTCAACGACCGCCCCCTGAAGGTGTCCGCCAAGACCGACCTGGGCGCCGCGCTCGTCGGCACGGGTCAGGCCCGGCCCGGCGAGGACAAGCACACCTTCCGGCGGATCGGGGAGTCGGTCACCACCATGCTCACCGACGCACTCGTGGTGCGCGTGTCCGTGCCCGCGACGATGCAGCTCATCCATGTCGCCGCCGGACGCATGGACGCGTTCTGGCAGTTCTCCGACGTCCGCTCCGGCCTGGTCGCCGGCGCCTTGCTGGTCTCCGAGGCCGGAGGCACCGTCACCGACCTGGCGGGCAAGCCCTGGAGCACGGCCGCCCGGGACTTCCTGGCCGCCGCCCCCGGAGTCCACGGCGCAGCCCTCGACTCCCTGTCACCGATCGTCTGA
- a CDS encoding EamA family transporter, producing the protein MPSAERLPAWAAVAGPVVPAGAGDVALPSANLPALVVPAPGGSRGRHRGARKGWGTLGAVGLVLAGGISVQFGGALAVTLLPRAGAFGIVTLRLVAAAVIMLLVCRPRVRGYSRGDWGVVVLFGVTMAAMNGLFYQAIGRIPLGPAVTLEVLGPLVLSVVASRRALNLAWAGLALAGVFLLGGGGFGTLDPVGVAFALGAGAMWAVYIVLSSRTGRRFPQADGLALAMVVAAVVFLPLGIVESGARLLDPTTVALGAAVGVLSSVLPYTLELLALRRLPSSTFAILMSLEPAVAATAGFLILDQALSAPEALAISLVIVASMGAVRTQVGRREDPDGADEGPPAGPAQVPRKPLELEA; encoded by the coding sequence ATGCCCAGTGCCGAGCGTCTGCCCGCGTGGGCCGCCGTGGCCGGACCTGTTGTGCCCGCCGGTGCGGGTGATGTCGCGCTGCCCTCCGCCAATCTGCCTGCTCTCGTCGTTCCCGCCCCTGGGGGCTCTCGGGGGCGGCACCGGGGGGCGCGCAAGGGGTGGGGGACCCTGGGGGCCGTTGGGCTCGTGCTGGCCGGGGGGATATCCGTGCAGTTCGGCGGGGCGCTCGCCGTGACGCTGCTGCCGAGGGCCGGGGCCTTCGGGATCGTGACGCTCAGGCTGGTGGCAGCGGCCGTGATCATGCTGCTGGTGTGCCGGCCCAGGGTGCGCGGCTACTCGCGGGGCGACTGGGGAGTGGTCGTCCTGTTCGGCGTGACCATGGCCGCCATGAACGGGCTGTTCTATCAGGCCATCGGACGGATTCCGCTCGGTCCCGCCGTCACGCTGGAGGTGCTCGGGCCGCTCGTGCTGTCCGTCGTCGCCTCCCGGCGGGCTCTCAATCTCGCCTGGGCCGGTCTCGCCCTCGCCGGGGTTTTCCTGCTCGGTGGCGGCGGCTTCGGCACCCTCGATCCCGTAGGGGTCGCCTTCGCCCTCGGCGCCGGTGCCATGTGGGCGGTCTACATCGTCCTCAGTTCCCGTACGGGCCGACGCTTCCCGCAGGCCGACGGGCTGGCGCTCGCCATGGTGGTCGCCGCGGTGGTGTTTCTGCCGTTGGGCATCGTCGAGTCGGGCGCGAGGCTGCTCGACCCGACCACCGTGGCTCTGGGGGCGGCGGTGGGCGTCCTGTCCTCCGTGCTGCCGTACACCCTGGAACTCCTTGCCCTGCGACGCCTGCCCTCCTCCACCTTCGCGATCCTGATGAGCCTGGAGCCCGCCGTCGCCGCGACCGCCGGGTTCCTGATCCTCGACCAGGCGCTCTCCGCCCCCGAAGCCCTCGCGATCTCCCTCGTCATCGTGGCGAGCATGGGGGCGGTGCGGACACAGGTGGGCCGGAGGGAGGACCCGGACGGCGCCGACGAGGGGCCGCCCGCTGGACCCGCTCAAGTGCCCAGGAAGCCTTTGGAGTTGGAGGCTTAG
- a CDS encoding NADPH-dependent F420 reductase, with protein MTSIGILGTGRVGSGLAAKLAATGHHVVLGGRSPTNGTATPTPTGDTNPRISFADQRTTARTADIVINATPGDSTLDRLTELRTELAGKILVDVSNATRDVDGLPGDLCYPGSSLAERLQAALPDTRVVKTLNTMLFMVMTAPDILATPPTVYVSGDDEQAKKTVTGLLGELGWQDAWIEDLGDITTARATEAMILVVPHILRRRGFKPFAVSLAR; from the coding sequence ATGACCAGCATCGGAATCCTGGGCACCGGCCGCGTCGGCTCCGGCCTCGCCGCCAAGCTCGCCGCGACCGGACACCACGTCGTCCTGGGCGGCCGGAGCCCGACGAACGGGACCGCGACACCCACACCCACCGGTGACACCAACCCCCGCATCTCCTTCGCGGACCAGCGCACCACTGCCCGTACCGCGGACATCGTGATCAACGCGACGCCCGGCGACAGCACCCTGGACCGCCTCACGGAGCTGCGCACCGAGCTAGCCGGAAAGATCCTCGTCGACGTCTCCAACGCCACCCGTGACGTCGACGGCCTGCCCGGCGACCTGTGCTACCCCGGCAGCAGCCTCGCCGAGCGACTTCAGGCCGCACTTCCCGACACCCGTGTGGTCAAGACGCTCAACACCATGTTGTTCATGGTCATGACCGCCCCCGACATCCTGGCCACCCCGCCGACCGTCTATGTCTCGGGCGACGACGAACAGGCGAAGAAGACCGTCACCGGTCTGCTCGGCGAACTGGGCTGGCAGGACGCATGGATCGAGGACCTGGGGGACATCACCACGGCCCGTGCCACCGAGGCCATGATCCTGGTCGTTCCCCACATCCTGCGCCGACGCGGCTTCAAGCCCTTCGCGGTCTCACTCGCCCGCTGA
- a CDS encoding Arc family DNA-binding protein: MDEEKRITVRLPAELHERLAGQAKRDRRSVNGEIVHLLEVALADPSVGGDSR, encoded by the coding sequence ATGGATGAAGAGAAGCGCATCACTGTCCGGCTCCCGGCCGAGCTCCACGAACGCCTGGCCGGTCAGGCGAAGCGGGACCGCAGGTCGGTCAACGGAGAGATCGTGCACCTCCTGGAGGTCGCCCTTGCTGATCCGTCGGTGGGCGGCGATTCGCGCTGA
- a CDS encoding LysR family transcriptional regulator — translation MQLDLNLLTALDALLEEGSVGGAAARLHVTAPAMSRSLGRIRKATGDQILVRAGRSMVPTPRALALRAQVHALVQQAHQLLSAQQELDLAALERVFTVRWHDALTAACGTALITAVHQRAPGVQLRLPAESGTDSPELRRGEVDLESSSSRPTLPDIRHRLVGRDRLVVAVRPGHPLAEGPLSLDRYAAAEHLTVSRRGRLRDPVDDVLATCGHERRVVAALPTVAFALQLAPGTDLVLTLPDAATRAARDQLGLITVPLPLQMPAIPLYLLWHQRYDDDRAHAWLRDLATETVQALFAPPADSRLPSDSRLSSPSEPGGEDT, via the coding sequence ATGCAACTGGATCTGAACCTGCTCACCGCTCTGGACGCCTTGCTGGAAGAGGGCAGTGTCGGTGGCGCCGCGGCCCGCCTGCACGTCACCGCACCGGCGATGAGCCGCTCCCTGGGCCGCATCCGCAAGGCCACCGGCGACCAGATCCTGGTCCGCGCCGGCCGCAGCATGGTGCCCACACCCCGGGCGCTGGCCCTCCGTGCCCAGGTCCACGCCCTCGTGCAGCAGGCCCACCAACTTCTGTCCGCACAGCAGGAACTCGACCTGGCGGCTCTGGAGCGGGTGTTCACCGTGCGCTGGCACGATGCCCTGACCGCCGCCTGCGGCACGGCCCTGATCACCGCTGTCCACCAGCGGGCCCCCGGCGTCCAACTGCGCCTGCCCGCCGAGTCCGGCACGGACAGCCCCGAGCTGCGGCGGGGTGAGGTCGACCTCGAATCCAGCTCCAGCCGGCCGACGCTCCCCGACATCCGGCACCGCCTCGTAGGCCGCGATCGGCTCGTCGTCGCCGTCCGCCCCGGTCACCCGCTCGCCGAAGGCCCGCTGAGCCTCGATCGCTACGCGGCCGCCGAACACCTCACCGTCTCCAGGCGCGGACGTCTGCGCGACCCGGTCGACGACGTCCTGGCGACGTGCGGACACGAGCGCCGCGTCGTCGCCGCCCTGCCCACCGTCGCCTTCGCGCTGCAACTCGCCCCGGGTACCGACCTGGTGCTCACCCTCCCCGACGCGGCCACCCGCGCCGCCCGGGACCAACTCGGCCTGATCACAGTGCCCTTGCCGCTCCAGATGCCCGCCATCCCGCTGTACCTCCTGTGGCACCAGCGCTACGACGACGACCGCGCCCACGCCTGGCTGCGCGACCTGGCCACCGAAACCGTCCAGGCACTGTTCGCCCCACCGGCCGATTCCCGGCTTCCCTCCGACTCCCGGCTTTCCTCGCCCTCCGAACCGGGCGGTGAGGACACCTGA
- a CDS encoding class I SAM-dependent DNA methyltransferase, with translation MAAGYDDPTSHMFTPAAIEPAADFLAGLAGLAGSAGDGRALELGIGTGRIALPLARRGVEVHGIDMSRAMVARLRAKQGGDAIGVTIGDFSATRAGTTDGDFSVAYLVYNTIMNLTSQEAQVACFRNVAAQLAPGGTFVVEVLVPELRRLPAGQNVVPFHTSPTRWAFDVYDIATQATSSNYVEVVDGRGSYRSIPFRYVWPSELDLMARLAGMRLRERWDGWTREPFTSESTKHVSVWEKPAAG, from the coding sequence GTGGCCGCGGGGTACGACGACCCCACCTCCCACATGTTCACGCCCGCCGCGATCGAACCGGCGGCCGATTTCCTGGCCGGGTTGGCCGGGTTGGCCGGGTCGGCCGGTGACGGTCGGGCCCTCGAACTCGGCATCGGCACGGGACGTATCGCGTTGCCGTTGGCGCGGCGCGGGGTCGAGGTGCACGGGATCGACATGTCCCGGGCGATGGTGGCCCGGCTGCGGGCCAAGCAGGGCGGGGACGCCATCGGGGTGACGATCGGGGACTTCTCGGCGACGAGGGCCGGGACGACGGACGGGGACTTCTCGGTCGCCTACCTCGTCTACAACACGATCATGAACCTGACCTCGCAGGAGGCGCAGGTGGCGTGCTTCCGCAATGTCGCGGCGCAGCTGGCGCCCGGCGGGACGTTCGTCGTCGAGGTCCTGGTGCCCGAGCTGCGCAGGCTGCCGGCCGGGCAGAACGTCGTACCGTTCCACACGAGCCCGACGCGCTGGGCCTTCGACGTGTACGACATCGCCACCCAGGCGACCAGCTCGAACTACGTCGAGGTGGTGGACGGCCGCGGATCGTACCGCTCGATTCCGTTCCGGTACGTGTGGCCGTCCGAGCTGGATCTGATGGCCCGGCTGGCCGGGATGCGACTGCGCGAGCGGTGGGACGGGTGGACGCGGGAGCCGTTCACGAGCGAGAGCACGAAGCACGTGTCGGTGTGGGAGAAGCCGGCGGCCGGCTGA
- a CDS encoding TIGR03084 family metal-binding protein has protein sequence MSDPSAVIDDMCQEGAQLDHLVAELSAEQWALDTPAPTWTVAHQIAHLAWTDHSSVLAVTDRAAFDREVENALTSPGDFVDNGAEEWAKKPPARLLADWRAGREALAEALRAAPDGARFPWYGPPMSTASMATARLMETWAHGLDVADALGVPRIAPTARLRHIARLGVRTRDFAFGVHGMAPPFDEFRVELVGPAGELWTYGPEDPKHAVGRVTGPALDFCLLVTQRAHRTDLALHAEGDDADRWLDIAQAFAGPPGNGRAPKGTT, from the coding sequence GTGTCCGACCCGTCGGCCGTCATCGACGACATGTGTCAGGAGGGCGCCCAACTCGACCACCTGGTCGCCGAGTTGAGTGCCGAGCAGTGGGCCCTCGACACCCCCGCCCCCACCTGGACCGTCGCCCACCAGATCGCACACCTCGCCTGGACCGACCACTCCTCCGTGCTGGCCGTGACCGACCGGGCCGCCTTCGACCGCGAGGTGGAGAACGCGCTGACCTCGCCGGGGGACTTCGTGGACAACGGCGCCGAGGAGTGGGCGAAGAAGCCGCCCGCGCGGTTGCTGGCGGACTGGCGGGCCGGGCGCGAGGCTCTGGCGGAGGCCCTGCGCGCGGCACCCGACGGGGCACGGTTCCCCTGGTACGGGCCGCCGATGTCCACCGCCTCCATGGCGACCGCCCGGCTGATGGAGACCTGGGCCCACGGCCTGGACGTGGCCGACGCGCTGGGCGTGCCCCGGATCGCCCCCACCGCGCGCCTCCGGCACATCGCCCGACTCGGTGTCCGCACCCGAGACTTCGCGTTCGGCGTGCACGGGATGGCTCCGCCGTTCGACGAGTTTCGCGTGGAACTCGTCGGACCGGCAGGGGAGTTGTGGACGTACGGTCCGGAGGACCCGAAGCACGCGGTCGGCCGCGTCACCGGCCCCGCCCTCGACTTCTGCCTCCTCGTCACCCAGCGCGCCCACCGCACCGACCTCGCCCTGCACGCCGAAGGCGACGACGCCGACCGATGGCTCGACATCGCCCAGGCCTTCGCGGGACCGCCGGGCAACGGACGCGCACCGAAGGGGACCACGTGA
- a CDS encoding pyridoxamine 5'-phosphate oxidase family protein translates to MTQGPAPRPLSDEALSDLLGKQQFGTLATNKRSGHPHLTTMVYSWDPQTRIVRFSTTADRVKVKHLRRDPRAALHVSGGDVWSFAVAEGEAEASEVTTVPGDAVGRELLAMIPAAARPEDEQAFLEGLVAERRLVIRLRTHRPYGTALDIGA, encoded by the coding sequence ATGACCCAAGGCCCCGCACCTCGCCCCCTGTCCGACGAAGCCCTCTCCGACCTGCTGGGCAAGCAGCAGTTCGGGACGCTCGCCACCAACAAGCGCAGTGGTCATCCCCACTTGACGACCATGGTCTACAGCTGGGACCCGCAGACCCGCATCGTCCGGTTCTCCACCACGGCCGACCGCGTCAAGGTCAAGCATCTGCGACGCGACCCGCGGGCCGCGCTGCATGTGTCGGGCGGCGACGTGTGGTCGTTCGCTGTCGCGGAGGGCGAGGCGGAGGCATCCGAGGTCACGACGGTCCCGGGCGACGCGGTCGGGCGGGAGTTGCTCGCGATGATCCCGGCGGCGGCCCGGCCGGAGGACGAACAGGCTTTTCTGGAGGGGTTGGTGGCCGAACGCCGACTCGTGATCCGGCTGAGGACCCACCGGCCGTACGGGACGGCACTGGACATCGGCGCCTGA